The stretch of DNA TTTGCAGGTAGCAGAATTTAAACCATGCCATAAAACCTGTTCGATTTCGTCGATAATTACCAGACTATCTTGCCAGTCATCAGGGTTAAACTTGGCTTGAGAATTAGGATGTAATGAATCAATACAAAGTCCATAACCCAAACACTTATGCGAACTATCTCGACTGACTTCACTAATATATTGCAGACCAAATCTCTGACAAAGTTCTTGTACTAACTGAATGCGATGTCCGATTACCAATACTTTTTGCTGGCGTTGTCTGGCTTGCAAGACAATTCGTTCGAGAAACTTAGTCTTACCCGTACCTTTAGGCGATTTGATGCCGATTAACTTGGTCTGAGTAGGGATTTCTGTGTTGGGCAAGTAGCGATCGCACAATTTTACTTGAGGCGTATAAGTCAAACTCTGCCACGCTCTAGCTTTCCAGGTTTCCAAACTAGGGGCGCGATCGTAAACCTCGGCAAAATACTCGCGTCCGCAGTTGGCGATGAGATCGTCTACACCCTTACCCAATTGCGAATCCCAGACGACAACTTTTACCTGACAGCCTGCCTGTTGCAAGAGGTAGCCCGTTTTTTTAATCGCGGCATTGACAGCCTTCACTGTTTTAGGCTTTGAGTCGCGATCGAATACCAGATAGATTGTTCTACCCGATATAGCTAATTTCTGTAGTTGAGGTATTAAATGAGATTTGCCGATGCGTTTGCCGTTATTGTCTTTGGGAGTACGATAGCCGTTGTTGATTCCTGGTAAGGCGATCGCCGCGTAGCCAGCAGAAAGTAATGCTCCTGCTTTTTTTGCTCCTTCAGTAAGGCAAAGAGGAACTTCAGAGCGATCGATTAACCATTGCCAAAATCCTAGATCTGGTAAATTTTCTTTAATATCTGATGCTGCAAATTCTACTGCGCCGCGATCGCTTATTTGCCGCCAAATATCTTTGGTGACTTTGAGGGCAAATAAACCAGTAGGAGTAAGGGGTGGATGTTCGTATTTGATTGGTTTGGAGCGTTCGCTATAGCGGGGAAACTCTGGTTTAAAACAGCCCCAGGTATCTTCTTCTCCCGTAAGTAGATCGATGCCCGAACACCACCAGCCCCCGTTTTCAGTGTGGGCATAACGCTGTAAAAATCCCCGGCTGATTCTGCCATCGTTTCTTCTGGGTATGGCATCGGAGTAAAGCAAATACTCTGAAGGAGAAGTACCTTCCAGAGCCTTTACATTCAACTGGGTTAAAGCTTCGTCAACACCACTAGATTTCCATTCCCACAGAAGATCCATTTTTACTAATCCTTTTCCGAGCCAGGATTAGTATCATAACACTATATGTAGGGTTAAAAACCAAAATTTTTTGAAGACTACGCTATATGTGGAGTAAGGTCGATCTTTTCTTGTTTTAGTTTTGACTTTTGACTTTTACTATAGATAGTAATTCTCCGTTGTCCGAGGATAAGAAAGATAATTATAGATTATTCATTAGACAAAAAACTCTAGCATTAAATACTTTTTTTATTGCCTTTAGCGATCGCTCTTAAGAGCAAGGCACGGCGTTGCCCATACAGTAGCAACAGTACCTTGCCTCTACGAATTTTGAACTCACCTTAACCCTAATATGAGACCAGATCGATATATTCCTATTCAAGAATGCGGCGAACCTCTAATTGCCATTCCTTTAGAACATTTCGCCGTTGAGTCGCCCCATCCCTATCAAAAATTAGGTGCGCCATATGACGATAAGTCACCTTACTATCTACGTAAGGGGGTAGTAAATGCTTTACTTGAAGCGCGAGAGTTACTAATCCAACAACATCCCCATTGGAAATTAAAAATTTTTGATGCCTACCGTCCGATCGCAGTACAGCAATTTATGGTTGACTATACTTTTAACTCTTTAGCCGCACAGTACGACCCGACAAAACTCTCATCTCAGCAGCGTCAAAACCTTTGGGAGCGGGTGTATCAACTTTGGGCTGTACCTAGTAACGACCCCGCAACACCTCCTCCACATAGTACTGGTAGTGCTGTAGATCTAACCATTGTCGATGAGCATGGTAACGATTTAGATATGGGAGGAGATATTGACGAACTTTCCGAGCGATCGCATCCCGACTACTATGCCAATGACAACAACATCGAATCTCAACAATATCATCGTCATCGTCTACTACTCAATCGAGTAATGTCGGAGGCTGGTTTTTGCCGTCATCCTGGGGAATGGTGGCATTTTTCTCTAGGCGATCGCATGTGGGCGTGGCTCAATAGCAAAGATGACACCCTTGTAAAAGCGATCGCCCGTTACGGTGGAATTTAAACTAATAGAAGCGCGCTTTCTAACATAGGGTTAAAAATTATAGCCTCTGGCAAACACTTTTTCAAGCATTTACTTTTTCTGCATATTTGGAGTAAACCCAAACAGCATGAATCAATCCAGGAATAAAGCCCAATAGCGTTAGCAAGATATTGATAATTAGAGCCTGACTAACTCCAGCAGTCAAAAATACTCCTAAAGGGGGTAATAAAATACAGGCAATAAGTTGAATAATTTTCATGGTTTTTCAAACGAATTTATTTTTACTTTTGTTTATTTAATATTGTGATAAAAATTAAGTAACTTTGTCTTCTATCAAGAGAAAGATGAGTTAGTTGCCAAATTTGCATAAACAGTTAAAGTTGCTGCTAAAAAATATATCTTCAAAGAGAGGTAAAAACCAAACAATCGAGTAACAATAAAATTATCAAAAACTCGATAGAAAATATTACAAAAAGTAAAGATTTAGGAGAAAACCGAATGATAGGAACACTTTTAACCCTATTAGCAACCACCCTCAGTCTGTTAATAGTTGATATTATTTTTCCAGGGGTGAATTTGGCAAATTTTCCTGCTGCGTTGTTGGCAGCAGTAGCGATTGGAGTAGTAAACGGTGTAGCTAGACCATTTTTATCAGTTTTATCCTTACCGATTAATATACTTAGTTTGGGAGCATTTTCTTTAGTTGTTAACGGCGTATGCTTCTGGTTAGCTTCCTTATTCGTACCCGGATTCCAAGTAACAGGGCTATTAGCTTTTATTCTCGCACCAGTACTTCTCTCTGCTGGTAACACTTTTTTAAACAACTATTTTGGCGAAAAATTCCCTACTTTGGCTGGAGCTAAAAATGCAGGCGAATTACCAGATAGTTAAATAATATTGCGATAATTAACTTTAAATAAGGAACGTTCTTAGAGAATGTTCCTCTTTTTTTGCTTGTAGAGAAAGAGTATAGCAATTTTGCTTCTGGTAAACGTAAGTTCGATAGATACAAAATTAAATAGTTTGGAGAGAGGCAAAAGACTATTATTTTCGTTCTCTTGACTCCAATATTCAAGCTTAAAGTACGTTCCGTCGAACTGAGGTTGGTAAAGTTTATTTGCTTTGAAGCTGCACCGAGGCGAAGTAGTTCCTTAGAGGGCGAAGCAACGTTCCGTTTTTTCAAAGAGGACGAAAATTTATATAAAATTGTTACTTTAACTAAGCTGGTTCGGCTTCTTCGTCTAATATATGAACGCGAGTTCGGCTAAAATTATTAAAGTTAATTAAATCTATCACATAATTATGAGCGTAGTTAGTCAAGTTATTCTTAAAGCAGATGATGAACTCCGCTATCCTAGTAGCGGCGAACTAGAAGGAATCAAAAAGTTTTTAACAACTGGTGAAAAACGAGTCCGTATTGCTGAAACTCTAGCAGACAATGAAAAGAAAATTGTCGATAAAGCTGGAAAAGAACTATTTAGGATACACCCTGAATATCGAGCGGCAGGTGGCAACGCCTTCGGTCAGAAAAAATACAATCAATGTCTGCGTGATTTTGGTTGGTACTTAAGACTTGTTACCTATGGCGTTATGGCAGGGGATATAGAACCAATTGAAAAAACAGGCTTGATTGGAGTTAGAGAAATGTATAATTCTCTGGGTGTTCCCCTACCAGGTATGGTTGATTCCATTCGTTGTTTGAAACAAGCGGCATTAGGTCTGTTAAGTAAAGAAGATGCACAAGAAGCAAGTCCTTACTTTGATTTCATTATTCAAAGTATGTCCTAACTGAATGGACATCACAAATTGTCTAGATCGCTAAATAGTGCAATCGCAGCAACCGATAGAATAGACTATCGCTAGCTGTCAAATAGAACTTTAATAGTTCGCAACCAAGTCATAAATATATTTATTTAGTTACTTGGTTCTCATACAGAGCAGCATTAGTAGGTAGACAATCGGTGATAGGCAGTATATGAAGTCTGGTAATAGCTAACTTGACTTAAAATATACTTGTTTGCGATCGATTGTCTATAACTAATTGCCACTAATGCTCTGGTCAAAAAAAATTCCTTGGCTATCATCAATCTTACTTTTA from Myxosarcina sp. GI1 encodes:
- a CDS encoding M15 family metallopeptidase, producing the protein MRPDRYIPIQECGEPLIAIPLEHFAVESPHPYQKLGAPYDDKSPYYLRKGVVNALLEARELLIQQHPHWKLKIFDAYRPIAVQQFMVDYTFNSLAAQYDPTKLSSQQRQNLWERVYQLWAVPSNDPATPPPHSTGSAVDLTIVDEHGNDLDMGGDIDELSERSHPDYYANDNNIESQQYHRHRLLLNRVMSEAGFCRHPGEWWHFSLGDRMWAWLNSKDDTLVKAIARYGGI
- a CDS encoding YqaE/Pmp3 family membrane protein, with product MKIIQLIACILLPPLGVFLTAGVSQALIINILLTLLGFIPGLIHAVWVYSKYAEKVNA
- a CDS encoding phage holin family protein, yielding MIGTLLTLLATTLSLLIVDIIFPGVNLANFPAALLAAVAIGVVNGVARPFLSVLSLPINILSLGAFSLVVNGVCFWLASLFVPGFQVTGLLAFILAPVLLSAGNTFLNNYFGEKFPTLAGAKNAGELPDS
- a CDS encoding allophycocyanin subunit alpha-B, coding for MSVVSQVILKADDELRYPSSGELEGIKKFLTTGEKRVRIAETLADNEKKIVDKAGKELFRIHPEYRAAGGNAFGQKKYNQCLRDFGWYLRLVTYGVMAGDIEPIEKTGLIGVREMYNSLGVPLPGMVDSIRCLKQAALGLLSKEDAQEASPYFDFIIQSMS